The genomic stretch TATTTGCAGGTACGTTTCTTTTTTTGCTGTTGCGTTGCGGGAGGGTGTCATGCGCAGACGCTCTCTTGTATCATTCTTTTTGATATCAATTTAACATGTTGACAACAGGATGCACAGGATAATTTAAGAAAGCTTGTGATTTTTATGGATCGCTGTAGTAAACTTTCCGCCGCTGTTTCGTGAAATGGCTGATAGTCCCGGAAAGCTTCGTAAGAAAAAAGAAAACTTCGCAAAAAATACAAAAAAGAACATGCTCAGACCACCATATACCGAATACAAACGCCTTCATGTCTATTACCTGGATCACCGTAATCTTCCGCCGATTACGGACCCGGACCTCATAGGCATCTGGATTGAAGATGATACGGCCATCCTGTTCTTTCATCAGGCTAAAGAAGCATTCATCCAAGCTCTCTGCAAGGAAACCGGGGCCTCCATTATCTATCAGGCAGATCTTGATTATCAGGACTGGGAGGCAGGGGTGAAAATCACCTCGTTCGCCACCAAGACATTACGGGTTCGCCCTGTCTGGGAGATGCCGGACCGTCAACCTGACCAACAACACAAGGAAAATAAGGAGAAAACAGAGATCCTGCTTGATCCCAGTGTCATTTTTGGCTCAGGTTTTCATGCCACCACCCGACTTTGCCTGGAGACCCTGGAGCTCTTACTCCTGGAGTCTGGAATGAAGATCAACTCTGTGCTGGATCTGGGTACAGGGACAGGGCTCCTCGCCATAGCAGCTGCCAAACTGGGGGTGGAGCGAGTAACAGCTCTGGACAATAATCCCCTGGCAGTGGACGTGGCGCAGGCCAATGTGGAACGAAATAACTGCGCTGATATCGTGACGGTTGGTCAATTCGACCTGATGGAAAAATTGCCGGATATGGGATATGACCTGGTTATAACAAATCTCTACAAGGGCCTCCTGATCCACCTGTTTAATGATCAGGGCTTCTGGCACCCAGGCACCTACATGGTTTCCGGCTTTATTCCCGGCATGGAAGCTGATCTGCTCGCGGCCCTGCCAGCCGACAGGGTACAGATGCTGCACCGAGGCAATGCCGAACAATGGCGTTTATGGTTGCTCCAATATTCGGCTGAGAATCAGGACGGACAGAAAATCACAAAAAAAGGGCCGGGAGGAAATGCAGGGTGATGGATGCATTCACCGCACTCACCCGGACCGAGTCGCTGCAACTGCTGGGCCTCATATCCCTACTCACCTTTGTCGGTAGCCTGATTACCCTGCCGTGGCTGGTCCTGCGCATGCGGGCGGATTATTTTATTCGTCACCATCAGGAGGTCATTGAACGGCATAAACGCCATCCGGTTTTTGCCGTGCTTATTTTCCTTTTCCGAAACATTCTCGGGCTCTGCCTGCTGATCGCGGGAATCGCCATGCTGGTGCTTCCCGGTCAAGGTATCCTGACCATGGTCCTGGGATTCTCGGTAATGGATTTCCCTGGGAAACATCGCCTCACCGATAGGCTTATCGCAAACCAAAAAATTCAGCGATCACTCAATTGGATTCGCCATAAGGGCGGCAAAGAAGATCTTCTCTTTTCTTCGGAGGTTCCATGAGCGACTCTCTGCTCACCCGAATCCTTCTTTCCTGGTTTGCCGCAAATCAACGCCCGCTGCCCTGGCGCAATGAATATCGTCCCTATCATGTCTGGATCTCCGAGATCATGGGGCAACAGACCCAGATGGAACGGGTTGTTACCTATTTTAGTAATTGGATCAGACAATTCCCGGATATCCCAACCTTGGCTGTAGCCCCGGAACAGGAGGTCATCAAGGCATGGGAAGGACTGGGCTATTACAGCCGGGTGCGGAACATCCGCAAAGCTGCTGACATTCTGGTGCAGGAATACGGAGCAGAACTGCCGGAAGATGAGTCGCAACTCCTTGCCCTGCCCGGTATCGGCCCCTACACGACAGCCGCCATTCTTTCCATCGCCTTTAACCGTGCGGTCCCCCTGTTGGATGCCAATGTGGAACGCATCCTCTGCCGGATTGATGATATCGACCTGCCGGTAAAGCAGGCAACGACCCGAAAACTGCTGCTGCAACGCTGCTCTGATCTTCTTCCACAAGATAATGCTCGGAATTTCAATCAGGCCCTGATGGAATTCGGTGCATTAATCTGTACCCCGAAAAAACCTGCCTGCCCGACCTGCCCGCTTCAGCAGCACTGCCGTTCCTATGCACGGGATATAGTTGATCTCCGCCCCATCCCTGGCAAAAAGGAAAAGCGGATTGACATCTCCATGGCCTGCGGCATTATTCAGCATAACGACCGCTTCTATATCCAGCAGCGACTGAAAAAAGATGTCTGGGGCGGTTTATGGGAATTCCCTGGCGGACGTCTCAAGGAAGGAGAAACACCTGAGCAGGCCGCTGTCCGAGAGATTATTGAGGAAACAGAATTTCAAGTGGCTGATTTGCGTCCCTTTGCCACGGCGGTCCATCATTACACAAAGTACCGGGTTACCTTGGAGGCCTTTTTCTGCACCTTGCAGGATAATCAATCAGTGGAGCCTGTCCTCCATGCCGCAAGCCAGTACAAATGGGTTACCTTTAACGAATTAAGTACCTTTGCCTTTCCTGCTGGCCATCGCCAGTTGATTGAAAAAATGGGTTGAACACATGCGCTGAATTTTACAGGTACTGTAGGGGTAGCCCCCTGTGATTACCCTTTATCATTCTTGGGCAGGCACAGGGCTCTGCCCCTTCAATAAACAAGGAGAAACCTATGAAGATCACCATTGAATATTGCACTGCGTGAAACTACAAGCCCCGAGCCTCCGGTCTGGAGGCTGCATTGAAAAAAGAATTTGGTGCTGAGGTTGAACTGATCCCCGGTTCCGGTGGCGTATTCACTGTCTGCGCGGACGGCAAACAGGTGTATTCCAAACATGAAACCGGGCGTTTTCCCGATGACGGGGAGATTTTCGGGTTGCTTCGGTAAAATTACTTTGTGCCCGGTGCGGTACTGCCGGGCTTATGCCCCTTCGCCCTTTGCTTTTTCTACTGCCAGCAGGGTATGTTCACCTCTTGCGGGGAGCCGCCCACATTTTCTTCTAGGTGGCTGAATAGAACATTAAACAACCTGACTTCAAGACTAACGACTTTATTCCCCTGAAGTTACTTTCTTCTTGATTTCCCACCGACAGCCCTGTTAACTAACAATAGTTCTCTAACAAGAAAAACAAGGAGGAAAAGCCATGAAACTAACATCTTTAACACAGACCTTATTTTTATTTTTGTTGTCAGTCTGTACCGTCCAAGCTGCTCCAGCTTTGACCGAAATTGAGCGTCACCCATTTTATAAGCCCCCTGTCATAACAGTGAACGAGCTTAGAGTCATGATGCAGACTCAACAGAGCTCTATCATGGAGGGAATGAAAAAGGCTGGTCACTCAGAAGTGTTTGGCGCACTTATGCAGCAATTTCCTCATGCAAAAATTTCCACGGTCGAATACCAACCCGGAGAAACTTTTCGCTGGATACTATACAGGTCGAACGGGGCTGGAGAAGTTAAAGCAGCAATGGCTATCGTCTGGGACGGAAATACGCCTTTAAAAAGTTATGAGTTCTTTATTGATACTGGCGGTAAACGCTATACCTTTGCTGTACCTCTTTTAACGGGCAATTTAGCTTTAAAAGATATTTTCGTTATCAAGACAGTGACTAAGGTAATTGAAAAAATCGTGACAGTTCCTAGCCCAGAGAGAATTGTTGAAAAAATCGTTGAAATTCAAGGTCCTGAGAGGATTATTGAAAAAATTGTGCAAGTTCCTGGTCCGGAGAGAATTGTGCATGTTCCTGGTCCGGAGAGGATTGTGGAAGTTCCTGTTTCTGAAACTGAATTTGCGCTCAAGAAAAAGCTTCCAAACTACACTGAAATGAGCGTTTTTTTTGCAACTGATAGAAAAGAAAATGTCCACTCAGATGATGTCAAATCGCGTTTCACCGGGCAGACTGGAGATGCAATAAAGTACGGTATTACCAAGGTAAGTATTCCTGAAGGTCATAAAACAGGTGTCCTTAGGTCCCCCTCATGGTTACGATTTGAATTCCGAGAAAACCCGAAAAAACATGTTGTACTACTCAACATAGATGTACTCGATAAATCGTCATATTATCAGCTTCTTTCTCAACTAGTTAGTAAGTCACCTGAAAAAAGTGCGTTTGTGTATATTCACGGATTTAATGTTTCCTTTGAGGATGCTGCCCGCCGTACCGCCCAAATGGCCTTTGATCTTAATTTTAATGGAGTTCCTGTATTTTATAGCTGGCCGACAGATGGGGGGAAGCCACATCACTATCTTAACGCTGAAGAAAATATTAGATGGTCTAAGGCAAACATTAAAAGATTTCTAAAAGACTTTGTCTGGAAATCCAAGGCAGAGAATATATACCTAATTGCTCATAGTATGGGAACAAGAGGTTTGACGGAAGCCTATGTTGATTTGATCAAGGAACGACCTGAGTTACGTTATCGTTTCAAGGAAATAATCTTAGCGGCTCCTGATATCGATGTGAAAGTATTCAATCGTGATATCGCTCCGGTCTTCGCACAGGCAAACAGTACGCCTGTGACTCTTTATGCTTCATCAGATGATGTCGCCCTCATGCTCTCTTCAATAGTCCATATGGGGCCATCAAGGCTTGGTGATTCTCGTGAAGGAATCCATGTGTTCCCAGGCATTGAAAGCATTGATGCTTCAAATGTAGCAACCAGTTTTTTAGAACATTCATATTATGGAGATAGTGAATCAATTATTTCCGACATAGAAAACCTTATCACTACTCGAAAACGTGCAGGCAAACGAGAACAAGAGAACAAAAAATTAATCAGGCGTTCCAATCCCAAGGGGATCTATTGGAAATTTAATGAGTAATAACATTCTGAAGTTAAAATAATATTGTAATCGGGTATACGCATTGTGCGTAACCCGGTTTTTTATCGACTTTGAGACTCGAATTTGCCCTCTCCCGCTCATCAATAAGCTGCCGTACCAGCACCTCGGCCCCACTGGCTTTTAATGCCAAATTATCCCTCCCTCCCCACCAAATCATAATAAATCATATACAAAACAGGCATAAGCACCAGAATCACCAAGGTGGTGAACAGAATCCCATACCCCAAAGAAAGGGCCATAGGAACAAGAAAACGGGCCTGCACCGACTCCTCAAAGATCATCGGAGCAAGGCCGAAAAAAGTGGTCAGCGAGGTGAGCATGATAGGCCGGAAGCGCCGGGCCGCACCGTTCAGAGCCGCCTCAAAGGGCGTCATGCCCAGATCCCGATAGCGATTCGCCGTGACCATGAACACCAGGCTATCGTTGATCACCACACCGC from Candidatus Electrothrix communis encodes the following:
- a CDS encoding 50S ribosomal protein L11 methyltransferase, with protein sequence MLRPPYTEYKRLHVYYLDHRNLPPITDPDLIGIWIEDDTAILFFHQAKEAFIQALCKETGASIIYQADLDYQDWEAGVKITSFATKTLRVRPVWEMPDRQPDQQHKENKEKTEILLDPSVIFGSGFHATTRLCLETLELLLLESGMKINSVLDLGTGTGLLAIAAAKLGVERVTALDNNPLAVDVAQANVERNNCADIVTVGQFDLMEKLPDMGYDLVITNLYKGLLIHLFNDQGFWHPGTYMVSGFIPGMEADLLAALPADRVQMLHRGNAEQWRLWLLQYSAENQDGQKITKKGPGGNAG
- a CDS encoding PGPGW domain-containing protein gives rise to the protein MDAFTALTRTESLQLLGLISLLTFVGSLITLPWLVLRMRADYFIRHHQEVIERHKRHPVFAVLIFLFRNILGLCLLIAGIAMLVLPGQGILTMVLGFSVMDFPGKHRLTDRLIANQKIQRSLNWIRHKGGKEDLLFSSEVP
- the mutY gene encoding A/G-specific adenine glycosylase; protein product: MSDSLLTRILLSWFAANQRPLPWRNEYRPYHVWISEIMGQQTQMERVVTYFSNWIRQFPDIPTLAVAPEQEVIKAWEGLGYYSRVRNIRKAADILVQEYGAELPEDESQLLALPGIGPYTTAAILSIAFNRAVPLLDANVERILCRIDDIDLPVKQATTRKLLLQRCSDLLPQDNARNFNQALMEFGALICTPKKPACPTCPLQQHCRSYARDIVDLRPIPGKKEKRIDISMACGIIQHNDRFYIQQRLKKDVWGGLWEFPGGRLKEGETPEQAAVREIIEETEFQVADLRPFATAVHHYTKYRVTLEAFFCTLQDNQSVEPVLHAASQYKWVTFNELSTFAFPAGHRQLIEKMG
- a CDS encoding SelT/SelW/SelH family (seleno)protein, with amino-acid sequence MKITIEYCTAUNYKPRASGLEAALKKEFGAEVELIPGSGGVFTVCADGKQVYSKHETGRFPDDGEIFGLLR
- a CDS encoding alpha/beta hydrolase, whose translation is MKLTSLTQTLFLFLLSVCTVQAAPALTEIERHPFYKPPVITVNELRVMMQTQQSSIMEGMKKAGHSEVFGALMQQFPHAKISTVEYQPGETFRWILYRSNGAGEVKAAMAIVWDGNTPLKSYEFFIDTGGKRYTFAVPLLTGNLALKDIFVIKTVTKVIEKIVTVPSPERIVEKIVEIQGPERIIEKIVQVPGPERIVHVPGPERIVEVPVSETEFALKKKLPNYTEMSVFFATDRKENVHSDDVKSRFTGQTGDAIKYGITKVSIPEGHKTGVLRSPSWLRFEFRENPKKHVVLLNIDVLDKSSYYQLLSQLVSKSPEKSAFVYIHGFNVSFEDAARRTAQMAFDLNFNGVPVFYSWPTDGGKPHHYLNAEENIRWSKANIKRFLKDFVWKSKAENIYLIAHSMGTRGLTEAYVDLIKERPELRYRFKEIILAAPDIDVKVFNRDIAPVFAQANSTPVTLYASSDDVALMLSSIVHMGPSRLGDSREGIHVFPGIESIDASNVATSFLEHSYYGDSESIISDIENLITTRKRAGKREQENKKLIRRSNPKGIYWKFNE